The following proteins are encoded in a genomic region of Candidatus Bathyarchaeota archaeon:
- the glnA gene encoding type I glutamate--ammonia ligase: MTFKEDVKECVENLRKHKTQYVILHFIDIQGNFRGRTISATEIENALSNGVGFDGSSIYGFASIEKSDMVMQPDPATLAMLPHYIYNHNVATTICKIKWPNGSPHTGDSRYMLQKYAQKLQEKGYTPTAAAELEFYLVKTHDGIVEPVENHIKENPRYFDILPGRDLTEQYRMDLCDALSEMGLKVERQQHEVGSAQNEITFKYAGPVATADNILKHKYVSKAIAHKKYGWTATYMPKPWIGKAGNGMHVHLSLFSKNKNLFYDEDGYAKTSQMCRYFTGGLLTHAEALAAIVAPTVNSYKRLLPGYEAPVYLAWSRSNRSALVRIPEDFQSKENEVRIEFRCPDPLCNPYLAYLVLFKAGMDGVKRKIDPGDPVEANTYHLTEAERKKLGIEKLPASLKEALETWESDDICMQALGKENAQTYAELKLREWKEYENHMSEETAEITPWEIEKYLFA, translated from the coding sequence ATGACTTTCAAGGAAGATGTGAAAGAGTGTGTTGAAAATCTGAGAAAACACAAAACGCAATACGTCATCCTCCACTTCATAGATATACAAGGAAACTTCAGAGGAAGAACAATTTCAGCTACTGAAATAGAAAACGCCCTTTCCAACGGTGTCGGATTCGATGGCTCAAGCATCTACGGATTTGCTTCTATAGAAAAAAGCGACATGGTAATGCAGCCAGACCCAGCAACCCTCGCCATGCTACCACACTACATATACAACCACAACGTTGCCACGACAATATGCAAAATCAAATGGCCTAACGGCAGTCCGCACACTGGCGATTCTCGATATATGCTTCAAAAATACGCTCAAAAACTGCAAGAAAAAGGCTACACTCCAACTGCAGCAGCAGAGCTTGAATTCTATCTAGTTAAGACCCATGACGGCATCGTAGAACCCGTTGAAAACCACATTAAGGAAAACCCACGCTACTTCGACATTCTCCCCGGCCGAGATTTAACAGAGCAATACCGCATGGACCTCTGTGATGCACTATCAGAAATGGGACTTAAGGTTGAGCGACAGCAGCATGAGGTTGGCTCGGCCCAAAACGAAATAACTTTCAAATACGCAGGCCCAGTTGCCACCGCAGACAACATCTTGAAACACAAATATGTGTCAAAAGCTATCGCCCACAAAAAATATGGTTGGACAGCGACATACATGCCAAAACCTTGGATAGGTAAGGCTGGCAACGGCATGCATGTTCATCTTAGCTTGTTCAGCAAGAACAAAAACTTGTTCTATGATGAGGATGGCTATGCAAAAACCAGCCAAATGTGTAGATACTTCACAGGTGGACTACTAACCCATGCAGAGGCGTTAGCTGCAATCGTTGCACCAACTGTTAACAGCTATAAACGATTGTTGCCAGGATACGAAGCACCTGTATATCTGGCTTGGAGCAGAAGCAATCGTTCTGCACTCGTCCGTATACCAGAAGACTTTCAAAGTAAAGAAAACGAAGTGCGAATAGAGTTCAGGTGTCCAGACCCACTTTGTAACCCTTATCTAGCTTACCTAGTCTTGTTTAAAGCCGGGATGGACGGAGTAAAGCGGAAAATTGACCCAGGCGACCCTGTTGAAGCAAACACATATCATTTAACAGAAGCTGAACGCAAAAAACTGGGTATAGAAAAACTACCCGCCTCATTAAAGGAGGCATTAGAGACATGGGAAAGCGATGACATATGCATGCAAGCCTTGGGGAAAGAAAACGCGCAAACCTACGCTGAGCTGAAGTTGAGAGAATGGAAAGAATACGAAAACCACATGTCAGAAGAAACTGCAGAAATTACACCATGGGAGATTGAAAAATACCTTTTCGCATAA
- a CDS encoding Lrp/AsnC family transcriptional regulator — protein MDETDVRILELLLADARLSSRQIARRLGVSVGTVLGRIKRMERGGVIKGYSAILDHEKLGYELTVVTEVVVAKGKLLEMEREIAKWPNICCVYDVTGQTDAFVIAKFYNREELSAFTKRLLSLPLVERTNTHLVLTTVKENLNMI, from the coding sequence ATGGATGAGACAGATGTCAGAATATTGGAGTTGTTGTTGGCGGATGCAAGACTTTCAAGTCGGCAAATTGCAAGGCGACTCGGCGTCTCTGTGGGGACAGTTCTGGGAAGAATAAAGAGAATGGAGAGGGGAGGAGTAATTAAGGGATATTCTGCGATTTTAGATCATGAGAAACTTGGTTATGAATTGACTGTTGTAACTGAGGTTGTAGTGGCAAAGGGTAAGCTTCTGGAGATGGAGAGAGAAATTGCTAAATGGCCTAACATTTGCTGTGTTTATGACGTAACCGGGCAAACTGATGCTTTCGTTATTGCCAAATTTTATAATCGAGAAGAATTGAGTGCTTTTACTAAACGTTTGCTTTCGTTGCCACTAGTTGAACGAACAAATACACATTTGGTCCTGACAACAGTAAAGGAAAACTTGAACATGATCTAA
- the guaA gene encoding glutamine-hydrolyzing GMP synthase yields MDMRVDTVLVLDFGGQYCHLIARRIRENNVYSEIVSPDISPAEIENWQKKVNAKGLVLSGGPQSVFEPHALKIDPKILDLNLPVLALCYGHQLIAHITGGSVKPAEKREFGIAYATIDKPVGMLKGLSNQEKVWMSHSDTVYGLPNEYEPLAHTENCPVAAFRHKKSPIYGLQWHPEVVHTENGEKMLKNFLFEVCQCQPNWTMEDFIGKAIDETRKLIGDSRVIVALSGGIDSSTATALAAKAIGKNLTAVFVDHGFMRENEPEFVKTTFQKFDIHFIAVDARQRFLQKLQGVIDPEQKRRIIGEEFVRVFEEEARKVDAEYLLQGTIYPDRIESGFRKFSDKIKTHHNVAGLPTKMEFKTVVEPLRDLYKDEVRKVARKLGLLDEIVKRQPFPGPGLAVRIIGEVTEDKLNIVRKADRIVTEEIEDAGLADELWQYFAVFVDTKSTGVKGDSRAYGCMVAVRIVESREAMTASFAKIPHEVLERISSRITNEIPKVTRVVYDVTHKPPATIEWE; encoded by the coding sequence ATTGACATGAGAGTTGACACAGTCTTAGTCTTAGACTTCGGCGGTCAATACTGCCACTTAATAGCAAGACGAATAAGAGAAAACAATGTTTACTCAGAAATAGTTTCCCCCGATATCTCGCCTGCTGAAATAGAAAATTGGCAAAAAAAAGTCAACGCTAAAGGTCTTGTCTTATCTGGCGGTCCCCAGAGCGTTTTTGAACCGCATGCCCTCAAAATTGACCCAAAAATCCTCGATTTGAATCTGCCAGTTTTGGCACTGTGCTATGGGCATCAACTAATAGCCCACATCACAGGAGGATCAGTCAAGCCTGCAGAGAAAAGAGAATTCGGCATCGCCTACGCAACAATAGACAAACCTGTCGGCATGTTGAAAGGTTTAAGCAATCAAGAAAAGGTTTGGATGAGCCACAGCGACACGGTTTATGGTCTCCCAAACGAATATGAACCCTTAGCTCATACCGAGAACTGCCCAGTTGCTGCCTTCCGCCACAAGAAAAGCCCCATTTACGGGTTGCAGTGGCACCCTGAGGTAGTTCACACAGAAAACGGAGAGAAAATGCTGAAGAACTTTCTCTTTGAAGTATGTCAGTGCCAGCCAAACTGGACAATGGAAGACTTTATAGGAAAAGCTATAGACGAGACAAGAAAATTGATAGGCGATAGTAGAGTAATAGTGGCGTTAAGTGGTGGCATAGACTCTAGCACCGCAACAGCTCTAGCCGCCAAAGCCATAGGCAAAAACTTGACAGCCGTATTCGTAGATCATGGTTTTATGCGTGAAAACGAACCAGAATTTGTCAAGACCACGTTCCAAAAATTTGATATACACTTTATAGCCGTTGATGCTCGACAGAGATTTTTACAAAAACTCCAAGGCGTAATCGACCCGGAGCAGAAACGTAGGATTATTGGCGAAGAGTTTGTTCGCGTTTTCGAGGAAGAAGCGAGAAAGGTTGACGCAGAGTACCTTTTGCAGGGAACAATCTACCCAGACAGAATTGAATCAGGGTTTCGGAAATTCTCAGACAAGATAAAGACTCATCACAACGTTGCAGGGTTGCCGACGAAAATGGAGTTCAAAACAGTTGTCGAGCCCTTAAGAGATTTATATAAAGATGAGGTGCGGAAAGTTGCCAGAAAGTTGGGATTGCTAGATGAAATTGTTAAGAGGCAACCTTTTCCAGGACCTGGCTTGGCTGTGAGAATAATAGGCGAGGTCACAGAAGACAAGCTGAACATTGTAAGAAAGGCGGACAGGATAGTTACCGAAGAAATTGAAGATGCTGGTTTAGCGGATGAGTTGTGGCAGTATTTTGCGGTTTTTGTAGATACCAAAAGCACGGGGGTTAAAGGAGATTCTAGAGCGTATGGCTGCATGGTGGCGGTGCGGATTGTTGAAAGTAGAGAAGCCATGACCGCTAGTTTTGCAAAGATTCCACACGAGGTTCTTGAAAGGATTTCCTCTAGGATAACGAATGAGATACCTAAAGTGACCAGAGTGGTCTATGACGTTACCCACAAGCCACCCGCAACGATAGAATGGGAATAA
- a CDS encoding substrate-binding domain-containing protein, with product MNLGTWGTVIIVAAIASVASVGSTTLYYNMTTRQTLVVATTTSLFDTGLLDEVEIQFEAKHNIDVYFVSVGTGIAIQFAQRGDADMILVHSPSSELTFLEGGYGVNRKIIAYNFFEIVGPETDPAGISSLLPIEAFSKIVSAGRNSAALWISRGDNSGTHSKEKALWTEAGFNWTEIRDETSWFIETGSGMGNTLKTANQMYAYTFADIGTFLAYSNADPNLVPNLTELVIQGQQLLNVYSAIVVKQTFHSQANFEGAITFLKYLTSEEGQQLIEEYGINKYRQSLFHPAVNLLKNNTDPTIVQMIKDYAFFDDSECPPKYRNGHLELYS from the coding sequence ATGAACCTTGGCACATGGGGAACAGTCATAATAGTTGCAGCCATAGCCTCAGTAGCCTCAGTTGGAAGCACCACCCTATACTATAACATGACAACAAGACAAACACTAGTCGTAGCCACAACCACCAGCCTCTTCGACACAGGACTACTGGACGAAGTGGAAATCCAATTCGAAGCAAAACACAACATCGACGTCTACTTCGTTTCAGTCGGAACAGGCATAGCCATCCAATTCGCCCAACGAGGAGACGCAGACATGATACTGGTACACTCACCTTCAAGCGAACTTACATTCCTCGAAGGCGGCTACGGCGTCAACAGAAAAATCATCGCATACAACTTCTTCGAAATAGTAGGTCCTGAAACAGACCCTGCTGGAATTAGTAGCCTACTCCCAATTGAAGCATTTTCAAAAATTGTTTCTGCTGGAAGAAACTCTGCAGCATTGTGGATTTCAAGAGGAGACAATTCCGGGACTCATTCAAAGGAAAAAGCTCTGTGGACGGAGGCTGGTTTTAACTGGACAGAAATAAGAGACGAAACAAGCTGGTTCATAGAAACTGGTTCTGGTATGGGAAACACTCTAAAAACAGCAAACCAAATGTACGCCTACACTTTTGCTGACATTGGAACATTCCTCGCGTACAGCAACGCTGACCCAAACTTAGTACCTAACCTTACTGAACTCGTAATTCAAGGGCAACAACTGCTTAACGTTTACAGTGCAATCGTTGTGAAACAAACATTTCATTCACAAGCAAACTTCGAAGGGGCAATCACGTTTTTAAAATACTTAACATCCGAAGAGGGACAACAACTAATCGAAGAATATGGGATAAACAAATATAGACAAAGCCTGTTCCATCCAGCAGTAAATCTCCTAAAAAACAACACAGATCCAACAATAGTACAGATGATCAAAGACTACGCCTTCTTTGATGATTCAGAGTGTCCGCCTAAATACAGAAATGGGCATCTTGAACTTTACAGCTGA